One region of Mucilaginibacter gotjawali genomic DNA includes:
- a CDS encoding RNA polymerase sigma factor yields MDFQLKSDQDLIHLYIAGDEAGLVELIRRYQSKIYTSVYLLVKDEYLAEDIFQDTFIKVINTLKAGKYNEEGKFLPWVTRIAHNLVIDHFRREKRAPMINNGDDFDIFEVLGNYDESTEDRMVREQTYKDLKTLIHLLPAEQKEVLIMRHFGDMSFKEIADITEVSINTALGRMRYALNNLRKMMQSKEMSLKN; encoded by the coding sequence ATGGATTTTCAATTGAAAAGTGACCAGGATCTCATCCATCTTTATATTGCAGGCGACGAAGCTGGGCTGGTTGAACTGATTCGCCGATACCAATCAAAAATATATACTTCCGTTTACTTGCTTGTAAAAGACGAATACCTTGCCGAAGATATTTTTCAGGATACGTTTATTAAAGTTATTAATACTTTAAAAGCGGGTAAATATAACGAAGAAGGCAAGTTTTTGCCCTGGGTAACCCGCATAGCCCATAATTTAGTGATCGATCATTTCCGCCGTGAAAAACGGGCGCCAATGATCAATAATGGCGACGACTTTGATATTTTTGAAGTACTGGGCAATTATGATGAAAGTACCGAAGACCGCATGGTACGCGAACAAACTTATAAAGACCTTAAAACCCTGATCCATTTATTGCCTGCAGAACAGAAAGAGGTACTGATTATGCGCCATTTCGGCGATATGAGCTTTAAGGAAATTGCTGACATTACCGAGGTTAGCATTAATACGGCGCTGGGCCGCATGCGGTACGCGTTAAATAATTTGCGCAAAATGATGCAAAGCAAAGAAATGAGTTTAAAAAACTAA